From Apis mellifera strain DH4 linkage group LG5, Amel_HAv3.1, whole genome shotgun sequence, the proteins below share one genomic window:
- the LOC411060 gene encoding dnaJ homolog subfamily C member 13 isoform X1, whose amino-acid sequence MMPIKDNQDVACFLVTKHSWKGKYKRIFSIGSMGITTYNPTTLEVTNKWEYSDFISVQPTNRNQLGLHEFSITMRKERKIDNMKFSSEYRAHLLTEALKYRNQFAEKPKEILRYQAYKHHWSDTRLPVVLEVTPYSLDQLDPATNMVLASYCYKDFEGILTIKDYPNGFVIVCGGFGRLHLFASQHMEEIKKKLLESAMNNLGISIKVLKEPIKLDDFIAQRLGKFSGDEHITSVSEFTVHKYSPRHIDPQRRTLCLSDTCLLERDPQTYNICTLRPLSDIFTLIRDNENPQLFTIQYLNGQVRSYTATDRDSLLASLLDGVRASGNRDVHVRMYAIPRGKRLGPLNLPVDEEVETTHVKFLQQPPNGRSFAEILERFNANIPYSGLNYSVTQDDVVPLEWTVTTLQLRIYHMMNNYLQGLFTENKDKIILGALNALVNKDLETNSEIEAQFHALRRLVASKIGFTAFTTLLGFREAIGHKVVKALKRQDYGVTQAAIDCICALMQPMHDDCDLRQEQLNKSSLLSSNKFLENLLDMWVNHINHGTGALVVSAMLDLLTFALCVPYSETTDGKHFDNLLEMVAARGRSLFKLFQHPSLAIVKGAGLIMRAIIEEGAPEVAAKMQELALAEGALPRHLLNSLFTIGTDGRLLTHRQLCRHLVGLWVTGHPTAMGLLKRIMPVGLLNYLDSDEKVPDSFLEKERLNNRDNLKIAIDHASKNKKSPQWIAIERQMRVVEKHVEHALQHWGARIGIERKEKIKERPIVLRKRRERIKSEANWNLFYYKFNQDHSLPNLIWNHKTREELRTALENEIRAFSSDKDLAGGTLIAWNHREFEVQYQCLSDEVKIGDYYLRLLLEKDSPDSPIRKSYEFFNDLYHRFILTTKVEMKCLCLQAMTIVYERYYEDIGPFSDTKYIVGMLERCTDRMERDRLVMFINKLILHRRNVKDIMDQNGVRTLVDLLTLAHLHTSRAVVPTQTNVIEAGPQQQQVMEKEWYYNDGDQRKGPISLKELKELYLTNQIIYKTKVWAQGLDGWRMISQVPQLKWTLVAKGTPVINESELATLILNILIKMCEYFPSRDVDDAVIRPLPRMKRLLSDLQCLPHIVQLLLTFDPVLVEKVATLLCEIMRDNADVSKIYLTGVFYFILMYTGSNVLPIARFLQLTHTKQAFRTDDNASSDIMQRSILGQLLPDAMVSYLENHGAEKFAQIFLGDYDTPEAIWNAEMRRMLIEKIATHIADFSPKLRSHTMARYQYIAIPAIRYPQLEKELFCQIFYLRHLCDTVRFPQWPIPEPVRLLKDVLDAWKKEVEKKPPLMTVDEAYKVLQLNSGKQHNEAEVRKSYYKLAQMYHPDKNPQGRDKFEAVNQAYEFLCSRSCWSTDGPNPDNIVLILRTQSILFHRYSDELRPYKYAGYPQLIKTIKLETDDEQLFSKSAPLLAAASELAYHTVHCSALNAEELRREGGLDVLLEAYTRCVSVLNKSSKSNDIAVQVCMHITRCFSVAGSFRGCKDRIIELPQLVKDLCRILHFKHLTKLCSVATECVSSLASDSVLQMQLLQSGALWHLLLFMFNYDYTLEEGGVERNQDENRQEVANNLAKLAVRACARLGGYMIGENETPINPVTVAALEILLTPYLARQLANDKPEEILKILNSNCLNPYLIWDNGTRAELNEYLENKRQERLNGNDNFEHDFSDFKYSVHADELIIGEIFVKVYNEQPNFPIENPKSFTINLLDFLSDSSNYLASMNNITLVKKDQEKLEHIVMSLEALRNVIKNNPGIELQCIGHFKLLFELLSCNNFKLIQKSALEVISNVTKNQECVDDIAANEVVVHLLLALNTLKEYQLLMLETLYALMSSTKIVKDALSKGAVVYVLDLFCNSSNTQIRETAAELLGKMSSDKLAGPKVKLDLSKFLPRLFSEAIRDAPKQCVHMFETKHENPELIWDDNAKARVSRIVGELKDEYYILQRRNPNAILKLPDTQSNIDIATNEPAVGGVYLRLFISSPAWALRKPKEFLSELMDTTLTLMSKEKTDSDMLELTTQAVVCLLQAQPSLADQVPSLGHIPRLCRQMAMQNNQPSVYKTAILILHQLAASEICISSICQTECISPLKHAMQSRRDMIAIACETLNRLFSTNEDRLIKQALDAEMVPYLLNILEGRLDIIENPATAKAQIVKALKAMTRSLLLGEKVNAILEKSSVWAEYKDQRHDLFISNATNSGYLTAGTPVSAGYLTAGPSTTLSTGPPPVDKEDSLINRNDSI is encoded by the exons ATGATGCCGATAAAGGATAATCAGGATGTGGCATGTTTTTTGGTCACCAAACACTCATGGAAAGGAAA gtaTAAGCGTATCTTCTCAATTGGATCTATGGGTATAACAACATATAATCCAACTACATTAGAAGTCACAAACAAATGGGAATATTCAGATTTTATAAGTGTACAACCAACAAACAGAAATCAATTAGGTTTGCATGAATTTAGTATAACAATGCGCAAAGAACGTAAAATTGACAATATGAAATTTAGTTCAGAATATAGAGCACATTTATTAACTGAAGCTCTCAAATATAGAAATCAATTTGCTGAAAAACCTAAAGAAATTTTG AGATATCAAGCTTATAAACATCATTGGTCTGACACAAGATTGCCTGTCGTATTAGAAGTGACACCATATAGTCTTGATCAATTAGATCCAGCAACCAATATGGTATTAGCTAGTTACTGTTATAAAGATTTTGAAGGAATTCTTACAATAAAAGATTATCCTAATGGCTTTGTAATTGTTTGTGGTGGATTTGGACGTTTACATCTTTTTGCTTCTCAACATatggaagaaattaaaaaaaagctgCTGGAATCAGCTATGAACAACTTAGGTATTAGCATAAAAGTTTTGAAAGAACCAATCAAATTAGATGATTTTATTGCTCAGAGATTGGGTAAATTTAGTGGTGATGAACATATAACAAGTGTATCAGAATTTACTGTTCACAAGTATTCACCTAGACATATAGATCCTCAAAGAAGAACTCTTTGTCTTTCTGATACTTGTTTATTAGAAAGAGATCCTCAGACATACAATATTTGTACTCTTAGACCTTTATCAGATATTTTCACATTGATTCGTGATAATGAAAATCCACAATTATTTACTATTCAATATCTTAATGGTCAAGTGCGCAGTTATACTGCAACAGATAGAGATTCTTTATTAGCTTCTTTATTGGATGGAGTTAGAGCATCTGGTAATAGAGATGTTCATGTCAGAATGTATGCAATACCTAGAGGGAAAAGACTTGGACCTCTTAATTTACCTGTTGATGAAGAAGTTGAAACAACTCATGTTAAGTTTCTTCAGCAACCACCAAATGGGCGTAGTTTTGctgaaattttggaaagatttAATGCCAACATTCCTTATAGTGGTCTTAATTACTCTGTTACACAAGAT GATGTTGTACCGCTTGAATGGACTGTAACAACATTACAACTTCGAATTTACCATATGATGAATAACTACTTACAGGGTCTTTTTactgaaaataaagataaaattattcttggtGCTCTAAATGCATTGgttaataaagatttagaaaCGAATAGTGAAATAGAAGCACAATTTCATGCTTTAAGAAGATTGGTAGCTAGTAAAATTGGTTTTACAGCATTTACAACTCTTCTTGGATTTAGAGAAGCTATTGGACATAAGGTTGTAAAAGCTTTGAAAAGGCAAGATTATGGTGTAACACAAGCTGCTATAGATTGCATTTGTGCTCTCATGCAACCAATGCATGATGATTGTGATTTAAGACAAGAGCAATTAAACAAAAGTAGTCTCCTTagtagtaataaatttttggaaaatttacttGACATGTGGGTTAATCATATA aatcaTGGTACAGGTGCTTTGGTAGTTTCTGCCATGCTTGATCTTTTAACTTTTGCTTTATGTGTACCGTATAGTGAAACGACCGATGGCAAACATTTCGATAATCTTCTAGAAATGGTTGCTGCAAGAGGAAGATctctttttaaactatttcaaCATCCATCATTAGCTATCGTTAAAGGCGCTGGATTAATAATGAGAGCGATTATCGAAGAAGGTGCACCAGAAGTTGCTGCAAAAATGCAAGAACTTGCTCTTGCTGAAGGAGCATTACCAAGACATCTATTAAATAGTCTTTTTACTATTGGTACTGATGGCAGACTGTTAACACATAGACAGTTGTGTAGACATCTTGTAGGACTTTGGGTCACAGGACATCCTACAGCTATGGGattgttaaaaagaattatg cctgttggtttattaaattacttagACTCCGATGAAAAAGTACCAGATTCATTTCTTGAGAAAGAACGATTAAACAATCGTGACAATTTAAAGATAGCTATAGATCAtgcatcgaaaaataaaaaaagtccGCAATGGATTGCGATCGAACGGCAAATGCGTGTAGTTGAAAAACACGTAGAACATGCTCTTCAACATTGGGGTGCTAGGATTGGAATCGAGCGCAAAGAGAAAATCAAAGAACGTCCGATAGTATTAAGAAAACGtagagaaagaattaaatcggAAGCAAATtggaatttgttttattataaattcaatcaagATCATTCACTGCCAAACTTAATTTGGAATCATAAAACACGCGAAGAATTAAGAACTGCGCTCGAAAATGAAATACGCGCATTCAGTTCTGATAAAGATTTGGCAGGAGGAACTCTAATTGCTTGGAATCATAGAGAATTTGAAGTACAGTACCAGTGCCTGTCAGATGAAGTGAAAATCGGTGATTATTATTTGAGACTTTTGTTGGAAAAAGACAGTCCCGACAGTCCAATAAGAAAATC gtatgaattttttaacgatttataTCATAGATTCATACTAACAACAAAAGTTGAAATGAAGTGCCTTTGCTTGCAAGCAATGACTATAGTATATGAGCGATACTACGAAGATATTGGTCCATTTTcagatacaaaatatatagtagGAATGCTGGAACGTTGTACAGATAGAATGGAACGTGATAGATTAGTCATGTTCATAAATAAACTTATACTACATAGAAGAaatgtaaaagatataatgGATCAAAATGGAGTACGCACATTAGTTGATCTTTTGACTTTGGCTCATTTACATACATCTAGAGCGGTTGTACCTACACAAACTAATGTAATAGAAGCAGGACcacaacaacaacaagttATGGAAAAAGAATGGTATTATAATGATGGAGATCAGCGTAAAGGTCCTATaagtttaaaagaattaaaggaattatatttaacaaatcagattatatataaaacaaaagtttGGGCACAAGGATTAGATGGATGGCGTATGATTTCGCAAGTACCACAATTAAAATGGACATTAGTTGCAAAAGGAACACCAGTAATAAATGAAAGTGAATTAGCaacattgattttaaatattttaattaaaatgtgcGAATATTTTCCAAGTAGAGATGTCGATGACGCGGTAATCAGGCCTCTACCGCGTATGAAACGGTTATTATCTGATCTTCAGTGCCTACCTCATATTGTTCAACTTTTATTAACGTTTGACCCGGTTTTAGTTGAGAAAGTAGCTACTTTGTTATGTGAAATAATGCGAGATAATGCAGATGtctcaaaaatttatcttactgGAGTCTTCTACTTCATATTAATGTACACTGGTTCAAACGTTTTACCGATAGCGAGATTTTTGCAGTTGACTCACACGAAACAAGCTTTTAGAACTGATGAT aaTGCATCATCAGACATCATGCAACGAAGTATTCTTGGACAACTTTTACCCGATGCGATGGTTAGCTATTTAGAAAATCATGGTGCGGAAAAGTTTGCACAAATATTTCTTGGTGATTATGATACACCAGAAGCAATATGGAATGCTGAAATGAGAAGAAtgcttatagaaaaaatagcgACTCATATTGCAGATTTTTCACCAAAATTAAGAAGTCATACTATGGCTAGATATCAATACATTGCTATACCTGCTATAAGATATCCACAATTAGAAAAGGAATTATTCTGTCAAATATTCTATCTGAGACATCTTTGTGATACTGTAAGATTTCCACAATGGCCTATTCCTGAACCT GTACGTTTATTGAAAGATGTATTAGATGCatggaaaaaagaagtagaaaaaaaaccgCCATTGATGACAGTAGATGAAGCTTATAAAGTCCTTCAATTAAATAGTGGAAAACAACATAATGAAGCTGAAGTCAGAAAGTCATATTATAAACTTGCACAAATGTATCATCCTGATAAAAATCCACAAGGCCGA GATAAATTCGAGGCTGTTAATCAggcatatgaatttttatgtagTCGAAGTTGTTGGTCAACTGATGGTCCAAATCCTGATAATATAGTGCTTATTTTAAGAACACAAAGCATTCTTTTTCATAGATATTCCGATGAACTTCGACCATACAAGTATGCTGGTTACCCGCAATTAatcaaaacaattaaattagaaacagacgatgaacaattattttcgaagTCTGCGCCATTATTGGCTGCTGCTAGCGAACTTGCATATCATACAGTACATTGTTCTGCATTGAATGCGGAAGAGCTTCGTAGAGAAGGAGGATTAGATGTTTTATTAGAAGCTTATACACGATGCGTttctgttttaaataaatcgagtAAGTCTAATGATATAGCAGTGCAAGTGTGCATGCATATCACTAGATGTTTCTCGGTTGCTGGATCATTTAGAGGTTGCAAAGacagaattattgaattaccaCAACTAGTTAAAGATCTATGtagaatattacattttaag catttaacaaaattatgttCAGTGGCCACAGAATGTGTTTCTTCTCTTGCTTCGGACAGTGTATTACAAATGCAATTACTACAATCTGGTGCACTGtggcatttattattatttatgtttaattatgattacaCGTTGGAAGAAGGTGGTGTTGAACGAAATCAAGACGAAAATCGTCAGGAAGTAGCAAATAATTTAGCGAAACTAGCAGTTCGAGCTTGTGCGAGATTAGGTGGTTACATGATAGGAGAAAATGAAACACCTATTAATCCTGTCACTGTTGCTGcactagaaattttattaactccTTATTTAGCTCGTCAACTCGCAAATGATAAAccagaagaaatattaaaaatcctgAATTCAAATTGCTTAAATCCATATTTAATTTGGGATAATGGAACAAGAGCAGagttgaatgaatatttagaaaataaacgacaagaaagattaaacggcaatgataattttgaacatGACTTtagtgattttaaatatagtgtTCATGCTGATGAACTTATTATTGGAGAGATAtttgtaaaagtatataaCGAACAACCTAATTTTCCTATAgag AATCCCAAgagttttacaattaatttacttgattttttatctgattcatcaaattatttagcATCAATGAACAACATAACATTAGTTAAAAAAgatcaagaaaaattggaacatATTGTTATGTCTTTAGAAGCATTAAGAaatgtgattaaaaataatccagGAATTGAATTACAATGTATAGgacatttcaaattattatttgaacttTTAAGTTGcaacaatttcaaattgattcaaaaaagTGCACTCGAAGTTATTAGTAATGTTACAAAAAATCAAGAATGTGTAGATGATATTGCGGCAAATGAAGTTGtagtacatttattattagctTTAAATACTCTGAAAGAATATCAATTGCTTATGTTAGAAACTTTATATGCCCTAATGAGTTctacaaaaattgtaaaagatgCATTATCTAAAG GAGCTGTAGTATATGTTCTTGActtattttgtaattcaaGTAATACTCAAATACGTGAAACAGCTGCAGAACTACTTGGCAAAATGTCATCTGATAAATTAGCTGGACCAAAAGTAAAATTGGATTTGTCTAAATTTTTGCCTAGATTATTTAGTGAAGCTATTAGAGATGCTCCAAAACAGTGTGTACATATGTTTGAAACAAAACATGAAAATCCTGAATTAATTTGGGATGATAATGCTAAAGCTAGAGTGTCAAGAATAGTTGGAGAATTAAAAGacga atattacatattacaaaGACGAAATCCGAATGCAATACTAAAATTACCTGATACTCAAAGTAATATTGATATCGCAACAAACGAACCGGCAGTCGGAGGTGTATAtcttagattatttatatccaGTCCCGCCTGGGCTCTTAGAAAAcctaaagaatttttaagtgAACTTATGGATACTACATTAACACTTATgtcgaaagaaaaaactgaT TCAGATATGTTGGAATTAACAACACAAGCAGTAGTATGTTTACTTCAAGCACAACCAAGTTTAGCAGATCAAGTTCCATCATTAGGACATATACCAAGACTTTGTCGACAAATGGCAATGCAAAATAATCAACCATCCGTATATAAAACCGCAATATTGATACTTCATCAATTAGCAGCAAGTGAA atttgtaTATCATCTATTTGTCAAACAGAATGTATAAGCCCATTAAAACATGCTATGCAATCTAGACGAGATATGATAGCGATTGCATGTGAAACATTAAATAGATTGTTTTCAACTAATGAAGATAGACTTATAAAAcag GCATTAGATGCTGAAATGGTACCTTatctgttaaatatattagaggGACGATtggatataattgaaaatcctGCAACTGCTAAAGCTCAAATAGTTAAAGCTTTAAAAGCAATGACTAGAAGCTTGTTGTTAGGTGAAAAAGTAAAtgcaatattggaaaaatcaaGTGTTTGGGCGGAATACAAAGATCAACGGcatgatttattcatttctaatGCAACTAATTCTGGTTATCTTACTG ctGGAACGCCTGTATCTGCTGGTTACTTAACAGCTGGTCCCAGTACCACTTTAAGTACCGGCCCACCTCCAGTTGACAAAGAAGatagtttaattaatagaaatgataGTATCTGA